A single region of the Ziziphus jujuba cultivar Dongzao chromosome 10, ASM3175591v1 genome encodes:
- the LOC107412227 gene encoding small ribosomal subunit protein uS19x, giving the protein MADVETDVAVAAGLPKKRTFKKFSFRGVDLDALLDMSTDELVKLFTARARRRFQRGLKRKPMALIKKLRKAKREAPPGEKPEPVRTHLRNMIIVPEMIGSIIGVYNGKTFNQVEIKPEMIGHYLAEFSISYKPVKHGRPGIGATHSSRFIPLK; this is encoded by the exons ATG GCGGATGTGGAGACGGACGTCGCAGTTGCTGCAGGGCTGCCGAAGAAGAGGACGTTCAAGAAGTTCAGCTTCAGAGGCGTCGATTTGGATGCGCTTCTTGATATGTCTACGGATGAGCTCGTCAAGCTCTTCACTGCTAGAGCTCGTAGAAG GTTTCAAAGAGGTTTGAAGAGAAAGCCGATGGCTTTGATTAAGAAGCTGCGCAAAGCT AAAAGGGAGGCACCACCTGGTGAGAAGCCGGAGCCAGTGAGGACTCACCTTAGAAACATGATAATTGTACCTGAAATGATTGGGAGCATTATTGGGGTTTACAATGGGAAAACCTTCAATCAGGTTGAGATCAAGCCAGAAATGATTGGTCATTATCTTGCTGAGTTTTCCATATCATACAAGCCTGTGAAGCACGGTCGGCCTGGTATTGGTGCTACCCACTCTTCCAGATTCATTCCCCTCAAATGA
- the LOC107412235 gene encoding uncharacterized protein LOC107412235, with amino-acid sequence MTEMERRHDPQVQEKEVSLSSQSSSNLDSEEELQHMPLAPPRLKSHKRLSKQLSMCETPRDIAWERRRRQILRQERRKRGISDSDDLTDEDLHELKGCIELGFGFNEEDGQRLCSTLPALDLYFAVNRQISPSPVSTPQSRKSTSSLGERSSSFESPKSESESWKICSPGDDPQQVKTKLRHWAQAVACSLMQSY; translated from the exons ATGACGGAAATGGAACGTCGTCACGACCCGCAAGTACAGGAGAAGGAAGTGTCGCTGTCGTCGCAATCGTCGAGCAATTTGGATTCAGAAGAGGAGCTGCAGCACATGCCGTTGGCTCCTCCCAGGTTGAAAAGCCACAAGCGTTTGTCCAAGCAGCTGTCAATGTGCGAGACCCCACGTGACATTGCATGGGAAAGGCGCCGGCGGCAGATCCTCAGGCAAGAGCGTCGGAAACGCGGTATCTCCGATTCCGACGACCTTACCGATGAGGACTTGCATGAACTTAAAGGGTGTATAGAGCTTGGGTTTGGGTTCAATGAGGAAGATGGTCAAAGGCTTTGCAGTACTCTACCGGCTCTTGACCTTTACTTCGCCGTCAACCGGCAGATCTCACCTAGTCCGGTTTCCACTCCGCAGAGCCGTAAGTCCACGTCGTCGCTTGGTGAACGGTCTTCGTCTTTCGAAAGCCCCAAGAGCGAATCCGAATCATGGAAGATTTGCAGTCCAG gTGATGATCCTCAACAAGTGAAGACAAAGTTGAGGCATTGGGCTCAAGCGGTTGCCTGTTCATTGATGCAGTCATACTGA
- the LOC107412226 gene encoding receptor-like protein kinase ANXUR2, producing the protein MYIKTQKLFYLVFLSLVSNAIHGTSLDSVDSLILGCGTESEAKDADGRKWEPDAKFITGGNSASVRAQFQDPSLLSETPYMTARIFTSKATYKLSVKPDQRYFLRLHFYPAVYGSNNAEEAFFNVMANDLTLMKNFSASLTCKALTQSYIIREYSLVPPTSDSLIVTFEPVVGFAFVNGIELIPMAADMFDTVTMVGFSDQAIDAKSSNMQTMYRLNVGGQFISPNNDSGLTRTWYDDLPYMFGAQSGVTNQANANSKIDYQNVPKYVAPVDVYSTARSMGNSKAINQNYNLTWVFQQIDPNYMYLVRLHFCDFYNTKPNQIVFNIYINNQTAQREADVIAWSGGKGVPTYKDYVVYVVDGKGDEELWLAMNPAKETQPEFYDALLNGIEIFKLDMKKSLAGPNPQPSDMFIKNEQQQKSFQTETTSKAHVIGGAAGGAAAVGIMAALCIAVYNRKKKEPGTDSQTSSWLPLYGNSHTSGTRSTISGKSNASTHLSSAAQGRCRRFSFAEMKHATKNFDESNVIGVGGFGKVYKGIVDGGMKVAIKRSNPSSEQGVNEFQTEIEMLSELRHKHLVSLIGFCEEDREMCLVYDYMARGTLREHLYKSNKPHLTWKRRLEICIGAAKGLHYLHTGAKWTIIHRDVKTTNILLDEQWDAKVSDFGLSKTGPDMSNGHVSTVVKGSFGYLDPEYFKRQQLTEKSDVYSFGVVLFEVLCARPALNPSLPKEQVSLADWALHCQKKGVLEDIIDPYLKGKINPESMKKFADTAEKCLSEHGMDRPTLNDILWNLEFALQLQDNMEGSSHSSRRSESNHDESGSRNQNAASHYSNQSHGSASEVHGDTEEMNTEEIFSQIVNPKGR; encoded by the coding sequence ATGTACATTAAAACGCAGAAGCTGTTTTACCTTGTTTTTCTATCTTTGGTGTCCAATGCCATCCATGGCACGAGTTTAGATTCGGTGGACTCATTGATCCTTGGTTGTGGCACAGAGAGTGAAGCCAAAGATGCAGATGGTAGGAAATGGGAACCGGATGCCAAATTCATCACCGGAGGCAATTCAGCTTCTGTTAGAGCCCAATTCCAAGACCCTTCTCTGCTTTCAGAGACTCCATACATGACAGCAAGAATTTTCACCTCAAAAGCAACATACAAGCTCTCTGTGAAACCTGACCAACGGTATTTTCTTAGGCTCCATTTTTACCCTGCGGTGTACGGAAGCAACAATGCTGAAGAGGCATTTTTCAATGTGATGGCCAACGATCTCACTCTCATGAAAAATTTCAGCGCTTCCTTAACTTGTAAAGCACTTACACAATCCTACATCATTAGGGAATACTCCTTGGTGCCTCCCACTTCAGATTCTCTGATTGTCACATTTGAGCCTGTTGTCGGTTTTGCATTTGTCAATGGGATTGAGTTGATTCCAATGGCAGCCGACATGTTCGACACGGTGACAATGGTTGGGTTCTCAGACCAGGCCATTGATGCCAAGAGCTCAAATATGCAGACGATGTATAGACTAAACGTTGGTGGGCAATTTATCTCACCAAACAATGACTCTGGTCTCACCAGGACATGGTATGATGACTTGCCTTACATGTTTGGGGCTCAATCTGGGGTCACCAATCAGGCCAATGCCAACTCCAAAATCGATTACCAAAACGTGCCGAAGTATGTGGCTCCGGTAGATGTTTACAGCACGGCAAGATCAATGGGAAATTCAAAGGCAATCAACCAGAATTACAATCTCACATGGGTTTTCCAGCAGATTGATCCAAACTACATGTACCTTGTGAGGTTGCATTTCTGTGACTTTTACAACACCAAACCCAACCAGATAGTCTTCAATATCTACATCAACAATCAAACTGCACAGCGAGAGGCAGATGTGATTGCCTGGTCAGGAGGAAAGGGGGTGCCAACGTACAAAGATTATGTGGTTTATGTTGTAGATGGGAAAGGGGATGAGGAGCTTTGGTTGGCCATGAACCCTGCAAAGGAAACACAGCCTGAATTCTACGATGCACTCCTTAATGGAATAGAAATATTTAAGCTTGATATGAAAAAGAGCTTGGCAGGACCCAATCCTCAGCCTTCGGATATGTTCATCAAGAATGAGCAACAACAGAAAAGTTTTCAAACTGAAACCACATCCAAGGCTCATGTGATCGGTGGAGCTGCTGGAGGAGCTGCAGCCGTTGGAATAATGGCTGCATTGTGCATTGCTGTCTACAATCGGAAGAAAAAAGAACCCGGAACGGATTCACAAACTTCGAGCTGGCTTCCTCTCTATGGGAATTCCCATACCAGTGGCACTAGATCAACAATCTCAGGGAAGAGCAATGCTAGTACCCACCTCTCTTCAGCAGCTCAGGGTCGTTGCCGGCGTTTCAGCTTTGCGGAGATGAAACATGCTACTAAGAACTTTGATGAGTCGAATGTCATTGGAGTTGGTGGCTTTGGAAAGGTCTACAAGGGAATTGTCGATGGAGGAATGAAAGTTGCCATTAAAAGGTCAAATCCATCTTCAGAACAGGGAGTCAATGAATTCCAGACAGAAATTGAGATGCTTTCAGAGTTAAGACATAAGCACTTGGTCTCTCTGATCGGGTTCTGTGAGGAAGATAGGGAGATGTGTTTGGTTTATGACTACATGGCTCGTGGGACTCTGAGGGAGCATCTTTACAAGTCCAACAAACCTCATCTCACATGGAAGCGAAGGTTGGAAATTTGCATTGGAGCAGCAAAGGGACTTCATTACCTTCACACAGGAGCAAAGTGGACCATCATTCATAGGGATGTCAAAACGACCAACATTCTCTTGGACGAACAATGGGATGCCAAGGTTTCAGATTTCGGACTCTCGAAAACGGGTCCAGACATGAGCAATGGTCATGTTAGTACGGTGGTGAAGGGTAGCTTTGGCTATTTGGATCCTGAATACTTCAAGAGGCAACAACTGACTGAAAAGTCCGATGTTTACTCTTTTGGAGTAGTCCTTTTCGAGGTGTTGTGTGCAAGGCCAGCTCTTAATCCAAGCTTGCCAAAGGAACAAGTTAGTCTTGCAGATTGGGCACTGCATTGCCAAAAGAAAGGAGTACTGGAAGACATTATTGATCCTTACCTTAAGGGTAAAATCAACCCAGAAAGCATGAAGAAGTTCGCAGATACAGCTGAGAAGTGCTTGTCCGAGCACGGAATGGATCGCCCCACTTTGAATGACATATTGTGGAATCTTGAGTTTGCTCTCCAGTTGCAGGACAACATGGAAGGTTCAAGTCATTCTTCTAGGCGCAGCGAAAGCAATCACGACGAAAGTGGTTCAAGAAACCAAAATGCTGCCTCGCATTACAGTAACCAAAGCCATGGAAGTGCAAGTGAGGTGCACGGCGACACCGAAGAGATGAATACTGAGGAAATCTTCTCGCAGATTGTCAATCCAAAAGGACGATGA
- the LOC107412213 gene encoding histone H1.2 → MSSAAAVDPPATAALEVKVTNKKSQVSKAKKPKAAASHPPFLQMITEAIVTLKERTGSSQYAITKFIEEKHKQLPGSFRKLLLYHLKKLVASEKLVKVKNSFKLPPTRSAPVKSSAAAAKKPVAAASKPKAKPVKSVAKPKPKSKPGAATTKPKAKAPAKTKAAAKPKAVAKPKAAVKSKAKAKPAAKPAKVARTSTVTSPGKKVAAAKPKKVTAAKSVKKAKSVKKSPLKKAQPKRTKK, encoded by the exons ATGTCTTCTGCTGCCGCCGTTGATCCGCCGGCTACTGCGGCGCTGGAAGTGAAGGTGACGAATAAGAAAAGCCAAGTCTCCAAGGCTAAGAAACCCAAAGCCGCAGCTTCTCACCCTCCTTTCCTTCAG ATGATTACTGAGGCAATTGTGACCTTGAAGGAGAGGACAGGTTCGAGCCAGTACGCCATAACCAAGTTCATCGAAGAGAAGCACAAGCAATTGCCTGGAAGCTTCAGGAAGCTTCTGCTTTACCATTTGAAGAAGCTTGTGGCTTCTGAAAAGCTCGTCAAGGTCAAGAACTCATTCAAGCTCCCTCCCACTCGCTCTGCTCCGGTTAAATCTTCTGCTGCTGCTGCCAAGAAACCGGTCGCTGCTGCTTCGAAACCCAAAGCCAAGCCGGTTAAGTCTGTGGCAAAGCCGAAACCCAAGTCGAAGCCTGGAGCTGCTACTACGAAGCCCAAGGCTAAAGCTCCTGCCAAAACCAAAGCTGCTGCGAAACCTAAGGCGGTGGCGAAGCCCAAAGCTGCTGTGAAGTCGAAAGCGAAGGCCAAGCCTGCGGCCAAGCCAGCTAAAGTGGCGAGGACATCGACTGTAACTTCGCCGGGAAAGAAGGTGGCTGCGGCGAAACCGAAGAAGGTGACGGCGGCTAAGAGCGTCAAGAAGGCAAAGAGCGTGAAGAAGTCGCCGCTGAAGAAGGCTCAGCCTAAGAGGACAAAGAAGTAA